The Anoplolepis gracilipes chromosome 17, ASM4749672v1, whole genome shotgun sequence genome window below encodes:
- the LOC140675296 gene encoding uncharacterized protein produces MENIGEGDVDRIEGKEKISSRYDFGKRWHRFRVLTSRSFILRGSCAMSDPRFKFRSRGRQAAPCSIMAIAYGYLFEPKQWTRDHVDQVLEHGDRLFRTSAARARLKDDEYLRTDRVHNEFYIGLYKILVGIEDSGIHGNLLSGSIGCTDLAQGLHKFLRDNDSGVITAQGSSVAVWRQSPDGKSFLYYDPASCDETGLHRPGGAACLIRFKCLDDLHDHLLKNLDLRYDSRYCIDKVIVLRVTEVGRGFIDRLPDGLPVIRKSMLRSTDLLDEYKTDCTKPVPKDDKSHALARIRREPLSIAISNYSIDRWFAAEPLVRRNDFDTGYSYDDMRVNVPSTFRELPGKMAILHGLTHEGSEIYKGKGGQNVANCGAAIAVKKVYPVKAWMRSKLDEILTLGDSLYTSVKLEKPMIKTMTAADLNDMRLQVNDRRFVIDVDLITVIGTLSSKIPSVLNLKQAVEEFFLVNKEGIIETTSMAVAIWSQDDCYYLFDPRPCDTVGIRIAERERKEETTPRDKDAGNCCVIQFPDVGSLTTLLLKNVDPAKKNDRFTIRHVAIADDVAGARPWNEFQPGVEGKTWVLRGEISNEDESFEEENQGLQGLAMPVVALVSAWETPPAKWTSETVDEAVKEGDAYYNWYKPAETEEETERPLLIQDLKKNLYFKNRKVTIDLEEAAVIGNLLASDDSELLNLEKGLRRFFEDKQYGIVEVGRLSVAVWKVKEEVKDKDKETFYYYFDPNPRNKLGQLPAERDEEDSACVVRTLDLSTLANLIKKNAGEDLKDNDFMIHELKNVSIGTSMTDEEIEADKRIPIMPDLNNYSSLGDTGALLLGSIEQGNETVFRRQTRDKQQAANSLTALAMTKLYNPHLWYRELVDDILKIGDKLTVENLVNLPEAEAEEESPRNYLLPSEIPEDFTIGVNRISIGLEEESIGGKTADVTRLLEQFFEGNTMGVFRQGNVMMPIWKEGDMYFTMDPRGRNARGQPGNKDGAAAVMWFTDIPSLAGVLGEVAQQGDDFLIDAVTVENAYETRVAEAQRVKKTTSAEDLWHHFPKLDDGVWSIDGNVTMTDERFDEANRGRQSAAVAAIAVVFSKVYQPRNWTPSVLDEIIITGDKLHSKCVERLGVDFVPLVNEIISEFFLSSRRIALTIKDCVQAGNLMGRPPKIQDLRTGIDRFFDKYNAGALITPGNRNIAIWKIDKAYYALIPDWSIVVDETATTIPRVFRFRDASLLVEYLVRHLGTVDDYQITAIDVSDRDKPERLDPSPAIRPANLPPLNAYKKLPGEARAILRGSYHQGDEVFPEVLRGRQTAANCVVALGMSIVKSPVTWTKKTMDEILAIGSAVHRETKKTRPIKSRLRPKDIIRVFYVGVNVLTADTEPNTVNGLVVAPLDTEEEKKKGQEEKTKIEKDKINEIRRERPSSPILLEEGLRKFFQNNRAGILVIDRNMFAIWKDLGIYFMYDPRARSDQGLPDPRGTSCTMWFACMEPLYDAIFANIDPRERYGTFEMCRVIAKTVVIEPLPCPAGFRLYLDRSSSLVPIISAKNIATLDVEPLNQFTVVDEELDVLRGSLHMYHRVFNLRNRGNQSTAIAAVAIVVGLLHVPSTWTPELIDAVLKYGDSLYSDSARCSRANVRNLSPSELLTVFIVGDLRATIHVHNHTVAGILHTFDLSEALAMFFRANCAGILHTTNLAVAVMQHYGKFYMFDPCARNDRGRPANDGTACVYRCNSVAKLAGIFVANCNLKRPNVYTLNAINVLNLHFFSDARDVCPPKCKQ; encoded by the exons ATGGAGAATATCGGCGAAGGTGACGTAGATCGAATCGAAGGAAAAGAGAAGATTTCATCTCGCTACGATTTCGGGAAACGATGGCATCGCTTTCGAGTTCTCACGTCGCGTTCGTTCATTCTTCGGGGTTCTTGCGCGATGAGCGATCCTCGGTTTAAGTTCAGAAGCCGCGGGCGACAAGCAGCACCGTGTTCGATCATGGCTATCGCTTACGGATATCTATTCGAGCCAAAGCAGTGGACGAGGGATCACGTGGACCAGGTGCTCGAGCACGGTGACAGATTGTTCCGGACAAGCGCCGCGAGGGCGCGATTGAAGGACGACGAGTACTTGAGGACGGACCGAGTGCACAACGAGTTCTACATCGGTCTCTACAAGATTTTGGTCGGCATCGAGGATAGCGGTATCCACGGCAATCTCTTGAGTGGGTCCATCGGTTGCACCGATCTCGCCCAGGGTCTGCATAAGTTTCTACGGGACAATGATTCTGGAGTGATCACCGCGCAGGGTAGTTCCGTCGCTGTCTGGCGACAATCTCCTGATGGCAAAAGTTTTCTGTATTACGACCCGGCATCATGCGATGAGACCGGGTTGCATCGTCCCGGCGGTGCGGCCTGCCTGATAAGATTTAAATGCTTAGATGATCTGCACGATCATCTGCTGAAGAATCTGGATCTGCGCTACGACTCTCGATATTGCATCGACAAAGTTATCGTGCTACGCGTTACAGAG GTCGGTCGCGGTTTTATCGATCGTTTACCCGATGGTCTCCCAGTAATCCGGAAGAGCATGTTACGATCCACCGATCTGCTTGACGAATACAAGACGGATTGCACTAAGCCGGTACCTAAAGACGACAAGTCACACGCACTCGCGAGGATACGCAGGGAGCCGTTGTCGATCGCTATCTCGAATTACAGCATCGATCGTTGGTTCGCCGCGGAACCACTGGTGAGACGGAATGATTTTGACACCGGCTATTCCTACGACGACATGCGTGTCAACGTGCCGTCCACGTTCAGAGAGTTACCCGGAAAAATGGCGATTCTTCACGGTTTGACTCACGAAGGCAGCGAGATCTACAAGGGTAAAGGTGGCCAGAACGTGGCCAATTGCGGGGCAGCTATTGCCGTGAAGAAGGTTTATCCGGTAAAAGCGTGGATGAGGTCGAAGCTAGATGAGATTTTGACGCTCGGTGATTCACTCTATACTAGCGTCAAGTTGGAAAAGCCAATGATAAAGACGATGACGGCTGCTGATTTGAATGACATGAGGCTCCAAGTGAATGATCGAAGATTCGTGATAGACGTGGATCTAATCACTGTGATCGGCACACTCAGCTCCAAGATTCCGTCGGTGTTAAACCTGAAACAGGCGGTGGAAGAGTTTTTTTTGGTAAACAAAGAAGGTATAATCGAAACCACGTCCATGGCGGTGGCAATCTGGAGTCAGGACGATTGTTACTATCTGTTTGATCCTCGACCTTGCGATACCGTCGGCATCAGAATCGCGGAGAGGGAAAGAAAGGAGGAAACCACACCGAGGGATAAGGATGCAGGAAATTGCTGTGTGATTCAATTTCCCGATGTCGGTTCGTTGACCACGCTGCTTTTGAAGAACGTCGATCCGGCGAAGAAGAACGACCGGTTCACAATCAGACACGTCGCGATCGCGGACGACGTGGCCGGCGCTCGACCTTGGAACGAATTTCAGCCCGGCGTGGAAGGTAAAACGTGGGTGTTGCGCGGCGAAATTTCCAACGAGGACGAGTCGTTCGAAGAGGAAAATCAGGGACTTCAGGGTCTCGCTATGCCGGTGGTAGCTCTAGTGAGCGCGTGGGAAACTCCACCGGCGAAGTGGACTAGTGAGACTGTCGACGAGGCTGTCAAAGAGGGCGATGCTTATTACAACTGGTACAAACCTGCCGAAACGGAAGAGGAAACCGAGAGGCCGCTTCTCATTCAAGATCTGAAAAAGAACTTGTACTTCAAGAATCGAAAAGTGACCATCGATCTGGAGGAAGCGGCGGTTATCGGCAATCTATTGGCGTCAGATGACTCCGAGTTACTCAATTTGGAGAAAGGACTACGTCGGTTCTTCGAGGATAAACAGTACGGAATAGTCGAGGTGGGGCGACTCTCGGTGGCAGTATGGAAAGTCAAGGAAGAAGTGAAAGACAAGGACAAGGAAACGTTTTATTACTACTTTGATCCAAATCCTCGGAATAAGCTAGGCCAATTGCCAGCGGAGAGAGACGAAGAGGATTCTGCCTGCGTGGTGCGTACATTGGATCTTTCGACGTTGGCGAATCTCATCAAGAAGAACGCAGGGGAGGATCTCAAAGATAACGATTTCATGATACACGAGTTAAAGAACGTCTCTATTGGCACGTCAATGACAGATGAGGAGATCGAAGCGGATAAACGAATACCGATTATGCCGGATCTGAATAACTATTCTAGTTTGGGCGACACCGGCGCTCTACTTCTGGGTTCCATCGAGCAAGGAAATGAAACGGTCTTCCGAAGGCAAACGAGAGACAAACAGCAGGCTGCAAACTCTTTGACGGCCTTGGCCATGACTAAACTCTACAATCCTCATTTGTGGTATCGCGAGCTTGTGGACGACATCCTGAAGATCGGCGACAAACTCACGGTCGAGAATCTAGTAAATCTGCCCGAAGCGGAGGCTGAGGAGGAATCGCCCAGGAATTATCTTCTCCCGTCGGAGATTCCGGAGGATTTCACCATAGGTGTCAATCGAATATCGATTGGCCTTGAAGAAGAGTCCATCGGCGGGAAAACGGCAGACGTGACGAGATTGCTGGAGCAGTTCTTCGAGGGAAACACGATGGGAGTGTTTCGTCAGGGTAACGTTATGATGCCGATTTGGAAGGAGGGCGATATGTACTTCACTATGGATCCTAGAGGCAGAAATGCTCGCGGCCAACCCGGAAACAAGGATGGAGCCGCGGCGGTGATGTGGTTCACCGACATCCCCTCGTTGGCTGGCGTCCTTGGAGAAGTCGCCCAACAAGGCGACGATTTCCTCATCGACGCCGTCACGGTCGAGAATGCGTACGAGACGCGAGTAGCCGAGGCACAGCGAGTCAAAAAGACCACCTCCGCGGAGGACCTATGGCACCACTTTCCCAAACTCGACGACGGTGTCTGGAGCATCGACGGCAACGTCACGATGACGGACGAGAGGTTCGACGAAGCAAATCGTGGTAGACAGAGCGCGGCCGTTGCCGCGATAGCCGTCGTCTTTTCTAAG gtCTATCAACCGAGAAACTGGACGCCGTCCGTACTTGATGAAATTATCATCACCGGCGACAAACTGCATTCGAAATGCGTTGAGCGACTGGGCGTGGATTTTGTGCCCCTGGTGAATGAGATTATCAGCGAATTCTTCTTATCCAGTCGACGCATCGCTCTAACGATCAAGGACTGCGTTCAAGCGGGAAATCTTATGGGGAGACCGCCCAAGATTCAGGATCTGCGAACCGGTATCGACAGGTTCTTCGACAAGTACAACGCCGGCGCGCTGATAACTCCAGGAAATCGAAATATCGCCATATGGAAGATCGACAAGGCATACTATGCTTTGATACCCGACTGGTCTATCGTTGTGGACGAAACCGCGACGACGATACCGCGAGTATTCAGATTTAGGGACGCGAGTCTCCTCGTAGAGTATCTTGTGCGTCACCTGGGGACGGTGGACGACTATCAGATCACCGCGATCGACGTATCAGACCGGGATAAACCGGAGAGACTCGATCCCAGTCCGGCGATCCGACCGGCAAATCTGCCACCTTTGAACGCTTACAAAAAACTGCCAGGTGAGGCGCGGGCGATCTTGCGTGGCAGCTACCATCAGGGCGACGAAGTCTTCCCCGAAGTACTGCGCGGTCGACAAACGGCGGCGAATTGCGTCGTCGCGCTTGGAATGTCGATCGTAAAGAGCCCCGTCACCTGGACGAAGAAAACCATGGACGAGATTTTAGCAATCGGCAGCGCTGTTCATCGGGAGACGAAGAAGACGAGACCGATCAAGTCAAGGTTGAGACCGAAGGATATTATCAGAGTTTTCTATGTCG GTGTCAACGTGTTGACTGCTGACACCGAGCCCAACACTGTAAACGGTCTAGTAGTCGCGCCTCTCGATACggaagaggaaaagaaaaaaggacaAGAGGAGAAAACAAAGATCGAAAAAGACAAGATAAATGAGATTCGACGAGAACGACCGTCATCTCCGATTTTACTCGAGGAAGGTCTACGGAAATTCTTCCAGAATAATCGTGCTGGCATTCTAGTGATCGATCGCAACATGTTCGCCATTTGGAAGGATTTGGGCATCTACTTCATGTATGATCCTAGAGCGAGAAGCGATCAGGGTCTGCCAGATCCCCGTGGAACCTCGTGCACGATGTGGTTCGCCTGCATGGAACCCCTGTACGACGCAATTTTCGCAAACATCGATCCGCGCGAGAGATACGGGACTTTTGAGATGTGTCGAGTGATCGCAAAGACTGTCGTGATAGAGCCCTTGCCGTGTCCAGCTGGTTTTCGGCTTTACTTAGACCGGAGTTCGTCACTCGTGCCGATCATCTCCGCGAAGAATATCGCTACGTTGGACGTGGAGCCGTTGAACCAGTTCACCGTCGTAGATGAAGAGCTTGATGTTCTACGTGGCAGCTTACATATGTATCATCGCGTTTTCAACTTGAGGAACAGAGGTAACCAGAGCACGGCGATTGCAGCGGTTGCCATTGTAGTCGGATTGCTACACGTGCCGTCCACGTGGACGCCCGAACTGATCGACGCTGTGCTTAAATACGGCGATTCGCTGTACTCGGATAGCGCACGTTGTTCTCGCGCAAACGTCAGGAATCTCTCACCCAGCGAGCTGCTCACAGTGTTCATCGTGGGCGATCTCCGGGCCACCATCCACGTTCACAATCACACCGTCGCGGGGATACTACATACCTTCGACCTCTCCGAGGCACTTGCTATGTTTTTCCGCGCGAATTGCGCCGGAATACTCCATACGACCAATCTAGCGGTAGCCGTGATGCAGCATTACGGTAAATTCTACATGTTTGATCCGTGCGCGAGAAACGATCGAGGCAGACCTGCCAACGACGGGACCGCCTGTGTATACAGATGCAACAGTGTCGCGAAACTGGCCGGAATCTTTGTGGCTAACTGCAATCTTAAACGGCCAAATGTGTACACTCTGAATGCGATCAacgtattaaatttacatttcttcTCGGATGCACGAGACGTTTGTCCACCCAAGTGCAAACAGTGA